One segment of Macaca fascicularis isolate 582-1 chromosome 2, T2T-MFA8v1.1 DNA contains the following:
- the CRIPTO gene encoding protein Cripto → MARFSYSVIWIMAISKAFELGLVAGLSHREFARPSRGDLAFRDDSIRPQEEPAIRPRSSQHVSPMGIQNSKELNRTCCLNGGTCMLGSFCACPPSFYGRNCEHDVRKENCGSVPHDTWLPKKCSLCKCWHGQLRCFPQAFLPGCDGLVMDEHLVASRTPELPPSARTAFMLAGICLSIQSYY, encoded by the exons ATGGCCCGCTTCTCTTACAG TGTGATTTGGATCATGGCCATTTCTAAAGCCTTTGAACTGGGATTAGTTGCCG GGCTCAGCCATCGGGAATTTGCACGTCCATCTCGGGGAGACCTGGCCTTCAGAGATGACAGCATTCGGCCCCAGGAGGAGCCTGCGATTCGGCCTCGGTCTTCCCAGCATGTGTCGCCCATGGGGATACAGAACA GTAAGGAGCTAAACAGAACCTGCTGCCTGAATGGGGGAACCTGCATGCTGGGGTCCTTTTGTGCCTGCCCCCCCTCCTTCTACGGACGAAACTGTGAGCATGATGTGCGCAAAGA GAACTGTGGGTCTGTGCCCCATGACACCTGGCTGCCCAAGAAGTGTTCCCTGTGTAAATGCTGGCACGGCCAGCTCCGCTGCTTTCCTCAGGCATTTCTACCTGGCTGTG ATGGCCTTGTGATGGATGAGCACCTCGTGGCTTCCAGGACTCCAGAACTACCACCGTCTGCACGTACTGCTTTTATGCTAGCTGGCATCTGCCTTTCTATACAAAGTTACTATTAA